A stretch of DNA from Variovorax paradoxus:
GCCACGGAGATCAGGCCTTCTTCCAGTTCCTGGTTCACCAGGCACCACTGCTGCTTGCGCGCCTGGGCCACCTTGGCCATGAGCGCTTCGATGTCGGTCACGGTGTGCTTGGTCAGCAGCTCGAGGTTCGAGGCCTCGAGCCGTGCGCGCACCTCGTCGTCGCTCAAGTCGGCCAGCAGCAGGCGGCCCAGCGACGTGCAGTACGCCGGCAGCCGCGAGCCCACGCCCAGGCTGATGCGCATGATCTTCTGCGTCGGCACGCGCAGCACATAGACGATGTCGGTCGCGTCGAGCACGGCGGCCGAGCACGACTCCTGCACCTGCTGCACCAGCGCTTCCATCACCGGCTCGGCGCGGTTCCAGATCGGCATCGACGACAGGTAGGCAAAGCCCAGGTCGAGGATGCGCGGCGTGAGCGTGAACAGCTTGCCGTCGGTCACCACATAGCCCAGCGTCTGCAGCGTGAGAAGAATGCGCCGCGCCCCCGCACGCGTGAGGCCGCTGCCGGCCGCCACCTCGCTCAGCGTCTGGTGCGGCGCGCTCGCGCTGAATGAGCGGATCACCTGCAGGCCGCGCGCAAAAGACTGCACGTAGCTGTCGCCGGGGGCGGGCGTGTCGGTGGTCGAAGTAGCGGAAACGGGGCGGGTTGCCATGGCGAGCGATCCTCTCTAAAATTCATTATACGAACAAAAGTTCTTTAGACGAACAAATTGCAGTTCGCGAGGATTCGTGAATTCGGCAGGCTGTTCGGACCGTTCGGTTTCTTTCTTCACTCCCGGAGACAAGCTTCATGATCAACAAGATCGCGCGCTCGGTCGCCGATGCCCTGGCAGGCATCCAAGACGGCGCCACGGTGCTCATCGGCGGTTTCGGCACCGCCGGCATTCCAGGCGAACTCATCGACGGCCTCGTCGAGCAGGGCGCCAAGGACCTCACGGTCGTCAACAACAACGCAGGCAACGGCGAGACCGGCCTTGCGGCGCTGCTCAAGGCCGGCCGCGTGCGCAAGATCATCTGCAGTTTTCCGCGCCAGGCCGACAGCCAGGTGTTCGACGGCCTGTACCGCAGCGGCAAGCTCGAACTCGAACTGGTGCCCCAGGGCAACCTCGCCGAGCGCATCCGCGCCGCGGGTGCCGGCATCGGCGCCTTCTTCTGCCCCACCGGCTACGGCACGCAGCTCGCAGGCAACCGCGAGACCCGCGAGATCGACGGCAAGCAGTACGTGCTCGAGTACCCCATCCACGGCGACGTGGCGCTCATCAAGGCCGAGCGCGGCGACCGCTGGGGCAACCTGGTCTACCGCAAGGCCGCGCGCAACTTCGGCCCGGTGATGGCCATGGCGTCGAAGAAGACCATCGCCACCGTGCACGACATCGCCGAGCTCGGCACCCTGGACCCCGAGACCATCGTGACCCCGGGCATCTTCGTGCACCAGGTGGTGCGCATCGAACGCGTGGCGACCCAAGCCGGCGGCTTCAAGAAGGCAGCATGACCATGGCATATACACGTCGCACCAAGGACCAGCTCGCCGCGCGAGTGGCACAAGACATCTTCGACGGCGCCGTCGTCAACCTCGGCATCGGCCAGCCCACGCTCGTGGCCAACCACCTGCCGAAGGGCCGCGAGGTCATCCTGCAGAGCGAGAACGGCATCCTCGGCATGGGCCCCGCACCCGAGGCCGGCGAAGAAGACTACGACCTCATCAACGCCGGCAAGCAGCCCGTCACGCTGCTGCCGGGCGGCTCATTCTTTCACCATGCCGACAGCTTCGCGATGATGCGCGGCGGCCACCTCGACATCTGCGTGCTCGGCGCGTTCCAGGTGTCGGCCACCGGCGACCTCGCCAACTGGCACACGGGCGAGAAAGACGCCATTCCCGCCGTCGGCGGTGCGATGGACCTCGCCATCGGCGCCAAGCAGACGTGGGTCATGATGGATCTGCTCACCAAGCAGGGCGCGAGCAAGCTGGTGCAGGCATGCACCTATCCGCTCACCGGCATCGGCTGCGTCAAGCGCGTGTACTCCGACCTCGCCACGCTCGAATGCACACCGCAGGGCCTGAAGCTCGTCGACACCGTCGAGGGCCTCACCCGCGAAGAACTCGAGACGCTGGTCGGCCTGCCGATCGCCGCCTGATCCGTTCAACCATTCAGAGACAACAGACATGACCAATCAAGCCTTCATCTGCGACGCCGTGCGCACTCCCTTCGGCCGCTACGGCGGTTCGCTCAGCAGCGTGCGCACCGACGACCTCGGCGCCGTGCCGCTGCGCGCACTGATCGAGCGCAACAAGAACGTCGACTGGCAGGCCGTGAGCGACGTGCTTTACGGCTGCGCCAACCAGGCCGGCGAAGACAACCGCAACGTCGCTCGCATGTCGGCGCTGCTCGCGGGCCTGCCGATCGAAGTGGGCGGCGGCACCATCAACCGCCTGTGCGGTTCGGGCCTCGATGCACTGGGCACCGCCGCCCGCGCCATCCGCGCCGGTGAAGCCGGCCTGATGATTGCCGGCGGCGTCGAAAGCATGAGCCGCGCGCCCTTCGTCATGCCCAAGGCCGAGAGCGCCTTCAGCCGCAACAACGCGGTGTACGACACCACCATCGGCTGGCGCTTCGTCAACAAGCTCATGAAGGCGCAGTACGGCGTCGACTCGATGCCCGAGACGGCCGAGAACGTGGCCACCGACTACAAGATCGAGCGCGAGGCGCAAGACCTGATGGCGCTCAACTCGCAGCTGCGCGCCGTGGCCTCGCAGAAGTCCGGCTTCTTCGACGCCGAGATCGTGCCCGTGAGCGTGCCGCAGAAAAAGGGCGACGCCCTCATCGTCAACAAGGACGAGCATCCGCGTGACACCACGCTGGAGGCGCTGGCCAAGCTCAAGCCCATCGTGCGCCCCGACGGCACCGTCACCGCTGGCAACGCCAGCGGCGTGAACGACGGCGCCTGCGCGCTGCTGCTGGCCGACGAAGCCAGCGCCGCCAGGCACGGCCTCACGCCGCGCGCCCGCGTGGTCGGCATGGCCACGGCCGGCGTCGCGCCGCGCATCATGGGCATCGGCCCGGCGCCCGCCACGCAGAAGGTGCTGGCGCTCACCGGCCTCACGCTCGACCAGATCGACGTCATCGAACTCAACGAAGCCTTCGCCGCACAAGGCCTTGCCGTGCTGCGCCTGCTGGGCCTGAAGGACGACGACGCGCGCGTGAACATCAACGGCGGCGCCATCGCACTGGGCCACCCGCTCGGCGCCAGCGGCGCACGCCTGGCCACCACCGCGGTGAACCAGCTGCACAAGGGCGGCGGCCGCTACGCGCTGTGCACGATGTGCATCGGCGTGGGGCAGGGCATTGCCGTGATCCTGGAACGCGTCTGATGGGCCTCGCCCGACGCGACCTGCTGTTGGGCCTGCTGGCGGCGGCGGGCCTGCCCGCGCATGCGCAGCCGAGCGATGGCAAGCCGATCCGCATCGTCGTGCCCTTCGCGGCCGGCGGCGGCAACGACGTGTTCGCACGCCAGATGGCCAAGGGCCTGGGCGAGGTGCGCAAGTCGGGCGTCATCGTCGACAACAAGCCCGGCGCGGGCGGCAACCTCGGCACCGAGCAGGTGGTGCGCAGCACGCCCGACGGCAGCACGCTGCTGCTGGGCCACACGGGCACCGTGTCGATCAACCCGGCGCTGTACAAGGGCCTGAAGTTCGACGCCCGCAAAGACCTGCTGCCCGTGGCCATGTTCGCGTCGTCCGCGCTCGTGCTCGTGGCGCCCGCGGCCTCGAAGGTGCGCACCGTGGCCGACCTCGTCAACGAGGCGAAGTCGCGCCCGGGCCTGCTCGACTACGCGTCGAGCGGCAGCGGCACCGGCGGCCACCTCACGGGTGAACTCTTCGCGCAGCGCACCGGCACGAAGGTCAATCACATCCCCTACAAGGGCACCAACCCCGCGCTCACCGACCTCGCAGGCGGGCAGGTGCAGATGATGTTCAGCGTCATCCCGCCCGCGCTCGCGCTGGTCAAGGGCGGGCGTCTGCGCGCCATTGCCGTCACGGGTGCCAAGCGCCTGCCGTCGCTGCCCGACGTGCCCACCGTGGCCGAGTCGGGCCTGCGCGAACTCGCGGGCTTCGAGAGCACGCTCACCTACGGCATCCTCGCGCCGCGCGGCACGCCCGATGCGTTCGTGAAGACGCTGTCGGCGCAGATGCTGCAGGTGGCGGGTAGTGCCGAGTTCCAGTCGCGGCTCGACGTGGAAGGCGCCGTGCCGCTGCTCGGCGGGCCGGCCGACTACGCCGCGCTCATCGCGAAGGAAAGCGCGCTGTGGGCCGGCATCGTCAAGGCCTCGGGCGCGTCGGTCGACTGACCGAGCGGCTCCGCGCTGCACCAACCAATCAACGATTTTTAAACCGGAGACTTCCTTCATGTCCTTCTTCCGTTCGTCGCTCTCGCGTCGCGCCATTGCCGCGGCCGCGCTGGCCCTGACCGCCGGCGGCCTGTTGCCGCTGACCGCTTCGGCACAGCAACAAGCTGCGGCCTTCCCGACCAAGCCCGTGCGCATCATCACGCCGTTCCCGGTCGGCGGTGGTCCCGACGGCGTGGCCCGCCTCGTGGCCGACAAGCTCTCGCGCGCCTGGGGCCAGCCCGTGGTGGTCGAGAACCGCCCGGGCGGCAACGGCTTCATCGCGATCGACGCCTTCAAGCGCGGCGCCAAGGACGGCCACGACATCGTCGTGCTCGACAACGTGCACCTGGCCGCGTACCCGGCGCTGTTCAAGAAGCTGCCCTACGACGCATCGAAGGACTTCGACGCGCTGCTGCCGCTGTTCAAGACCTACTTCTTCTTCACCGTCGCCACCAACAGCAAGTACAAGACCGTGGGCGACCTCATCGCCGACGCCAAGGCCAACCCCGGCAAGCTCGACTACGGCTCGTGGTCGGTCGGCAACCCGGTGCACCTCGGCTCGGAGCTGTTCGAGTCGGCCACCGGCACGCAGATGGAGCACATCATCTACAAGGAAACCACGCAGCTGTACACCTCGGTCGCCACGGGCGAGCTGGCCTTTGCGTTGGGCAGCAGCGCCACCGCCGGCCCGCTGCAGCGCGCCAATAAGCTGCGCTTCCTGGCCGTGGCCGCGCCCCAGCGCAACGCCGCCTTCCCCGACGTGCCGACCGTGAGCGAATCGGGCGGCCCGAAGGGCTTCGAGGTGATCGGCTGGAACGCCATCGCCGTGCCGAAGGGCCTGCCCGCTTCGGTGACGGAGAAGATCAAGCGCGACATCGAAAAGGGCCTGGCCGAACCCGACGTGCTAGAGAAGTTCAAGAGCTTCGGCTACGAGCCGTTCCCGACCACGCGCCCGCAGTTCGACCAGTTCGTGGCGACGGAAACGAAGCGCTTCACCGACGTGATCCGCAAGGCGAACGTGTCGCTGGACTGATTGCTTGCGCTCGGCTCAGCAGCCGCAACGAACAAGGCACCCGCGAGGGTGCCTTTTCTTTTGGGCGCGTCGGTGCCGCGCGTGGCGTGAAAGAGTGTGCTGTGCGAATGTCACATGTTACGCACGGATACGCGCGTGGGTAGACCGCCTACCGCACGCACTGACAGAGGGGAAGCAACTCCTTGTCGGGTAGGCCGCTCCCATTTCAGGGTACCCCCTTGCAGGGATACGCGTAACCGCCACCCGTTCTTACATTTTTGACTTGCCAATCCGAAATCGTCGCCGTGTGGATGCGCAAGCCATTGCCGCTGCACACGGATTCCAACCTGCTCAGTCAGTGAACGAAGAGGGAGTTGAAGCCATGAATCAGATCTTCCGAACCTTGTGGAATCCCACTGCGGGCACCTGGGTGGCCGCGCCGGAAATCGCGCGCGGCCATGCGCGGTCGTGCGGCGGGGGCGGCGTGCGCGTGGTGGCGGCTGCGGTGTCAGCGGCGGCCCTGTGGGTCTGCGTCGTGCCGGTGCTCGCGGCCGGCGGCGCGGGCGGCCAGCCGGTCGGCGCCACGTCGCTGAACGCGGGCGCGGGCGGCAGCGACGGCACGGGGGGCAGCGGCGGGTTCAATGACAACACGGTCAATGCATTCGGCGGCGCGGGCGGATCGTCGACGCCGGGCGGCGTCACGGCAGGCGCCGACGCCAACATCGGCAGCTTCCCCGGTGCCACGCCGGGCACCGGCGGTGCGGCCGGCACCGCCAGCATGCCCACCGGTCCCGGCGCGTTCCAGGGCGACGCCGGTGGCGCGGGCCAGTCGCAAACCGGTGACGCGGCCAACGGCAACGGCTATGGCGGGGGCGGCGGCGGTGGCTTCCAGGGCGCGTCGATCGCCAACAACGTGGCCAACTCGTCCGACAGCTACACCGGCGGTGCCGGTGGCGCGGGCGGCAACGGGTACTGGGCGGCCGGCGGCGGGGGTGCCGGCGGCTACGGCTCGATCCTCATCGGGCCGCTCGGCAGCTACACGGCGACGGGGTCTTCCACGGGCGGCGCAGGCGGCAATGGCGGCGACGCCTTCTCGCAGGCCGGCGGCGGCGGCAGCGGGGGCGGCGGGTTCTACCTGAACGCGACCAACCCGGGGCTCAGCTTCAACAACTCCGGCTCGCTCACGGGCGGTGCCGGCGGCGCCGGCGGGGCCGAATTGCTGCCCGCCCGTTCCAACGCCTCGGGCGGCGGGGGCGGCGCAGGAGGCATCGGCGCGACGCTCGCGGGCGTTGCGGTCACCGTCGGCAACAGCGGTTCGATCACGGGCGGCGCCGGGGCGCTGGCGGCGCGGCCGGCGGCGGTGCGGGCGGCACCGGCTCACCGGGCGCCGGCGGCGACGGCGGGCGGGCCTCGCATCGACCGGCGCGGGCGCAACCATCACCAACACCGGCACCATCGCCGGTGGGGCGGGCGGCGTCGGCGGGGCCAGCAGCAACGGCGGCCCGAGCGGTGCCAATGGGGTGGGCGGCGTCGGGGTAACGGGCGCGAGCCTTGCCATCGTCAACGGCGGAACCATCGCGGGCGGCCTGGGCGGCGACGGCGTCACGCGCGCCGCGGCGGTCGCCTTCACGGGCGGCGCCAACAGCCTCACGCTGAACACCGGCTCGTCGATGACGGGCGCGATGTCGATCGGCGCGGGCGCGACCGCCAGCGTCGTCGCGGGCGCCGCTGGCCTCAGCGTCAACAACGCCCTGCTGCTGGGCGGCACGGGCACCATCGACACCAACGGGAACGATTTGGCGTGGACCGGTGCGATCTCTGGTGCCAGCGATCTCGTGAAGATCGGCGCGGGCGTGCTCACGCTGAGCGGTGCCGACACCCATGCGGGCGCGACCAACGTGGCGGCGGGCACTTTGCGCGCGGGCGCGGCCAACGTGCTCAGCAGCGTGAGCCCCTTCACCGTGGCCACCGGCGCGACGCTCGACCTGGCCGGCAACAACCAGACCCTCGCGTCGATGGCGAACAGCGGCACGGTGTCGCTGGTGGGCGCGGTGCCCGGCACCACGCTCACCGTCAACGGCCCGTGGGTGGGCAACGGCGGCACGCTGCGACTGGGTACCGCGCTGGGCACCAGCGCGAGCGCGAGCGACCGGCTGATCCTGAGCGGCGCCACCGCCGTCGCCAGCGGTACGACGAATGTGCAGATCACCAACCTGGGCGGCCTGGGCGCGCTCACCACCGGCAACGGCATCGAGGTGATCAGCGCGATCAACGGCGCGACCACCACCGCGCAGACGACCAAGAGCGCGTTCCTGCTGGCCGGCACGCACGTCGATGCGGGTGCCTACGAGTACCGGCTGCATGCGGCCGACGCCACCGGCGCGGGCGAGAACTGGTACCTGCGCTCGACCACCGCGCCCGTCCCGCCCGTGCCGCCCGGCACGCCGCCTGCCGGCGGTGGCGGCACAGGCACTGGCGGCACCGGCGGCGTGCCCGTGCTCCTCGTGCCCACCTACCGCGCCGAAGTGCCGCTCTACGCGGCGCTGCCCGAGCAGCTGCGCCAGTCCAGCCTCGCGATGCTCGGCAACCTGCACCAGCGCATGGGCGACAACCTGGTCACGGGCGCGAACACGGCCACGCCCGCGCAGGGCTACCGCCAGGCCTGGGGCCGCATCATCAGCACAGAGCGCACCATCGCGCAGGGCGGCACCGTGAGCCCCACGAGCAAGGGGCGCCTCACGGGCTTCCAGGCCGGCACCGACCTGTGGGCCAACCCAAACTGGCGCACGGGCGTGTACGTCGGCCAGCTCGACGGCGACATGCGCGTGAACGGTTTTGCCAGCGGCCTCGCAAACCTCGGCGTGGGCACCAACAACCAGAAGAGCGAATACCTGGGCGCCTATGCCACCTGGAAGCACGCCAGCGGCGTGTACGTCGATGGCGTGCTGCAGGCCGGCCGCCACCGCTACACGGCCTCGCCCGCAATGGGCTTCTCCCGGGGCGGCAAGGGCAACAGCCTGCTGGCGTCCATCGAGGTGGGGAAGCCGATTCCCATTGCGCCCAACTGGACCGTCGAGCCGCAGGTGCAGCTGGTGCACCAGCGGGTGAGCCTGGGTGACACGGGCATCTCCGGCGCCCTCGTGCAGCAGAAGAGCGACAACGGCTGGCGGGCACGCGCCGGCGTGCGCGTGAAGGGCGAGTTCGTCACCAGCGCCGGGCTGCTGCAGCCTTATGCGCGGGTCAACTTCTACCGCAGCAGCAGCGGCACCGACGTCACCCGCTTTGTCGGCCCGGCCGGTGTCACGGACATCGCGACGCGCACCGGCGGCAGCAGCACCGAGCTGGCGGCAGGGGCCACGCTGCAGGTGGCCGAGAACACGAGCGTGTATGTGGAGCTGGGCAAGCTGTGGGCGGGCTCCGGCGGCGACGCGCGCGTCAAGAGCGGGGTCAATGCGAGCGTCGGCGTGAAGATGCGCTGGTGATCTCGTGCGCCGGGCGGCGTCTACGCATGTCGCCGCACGACAGCGTGGAGCGTGCGCACGTGCGTCTCGCTCGACGGCTGCGCAGGCGACGGCCGTCCCCACCCCTGCGGCAGTTCATGCAGCACGGCGTTCGCATCGAGCGAGCGGATCGCGACCGACGTGTCGGCCGGAATCCGTCCCTGCGCCACCATCGCCTCGTAGCGCAACGCGCACACGCGCAGGAACGACGCGAAGTTGCCGACCTCGCCGCGCGCCGCCACCAGCTCGTCGTACAGCCGCTCGATGAGCTGCACCACGGCCATGCCGTCGCGCTGCGCGATCTCTTCGAGCACCTGCCAGAACAGGTTCTCGAGCCGGATGCTGGTGACCACGCCGTGCAGCCGCACCGAGCGCGTGCGCGCGTCGTAGCTTTGCGGATCGGCGCTGATGAAGACTTCGCACATGGGCCATCTCCTTTGCGAGCGTGGATGAGTCGGGGCGACGCGGCA
This window harbors:
- a CDS encoding 3-oxoacid CoA-transferase subunit A, whose translation is MINKIARSVADALAGIQDGATVLIGGFGTAGIPGELIDGLVEQGAKDLTVVNNNAGNGETGLAALLKAGRVRKIICSFPRQADSQVFDGLYRSGKLELELVPQGNLAERIRAAGAGIGAFFCPTGYGTQLAGNRETREIDGKQYVLEYPIHGDVALIKAERGDRWGNLVYRKAARNFGPVMAMASKKTIATVHDIAELGTLDPETIVTPGIFVHQVVRIERVATQAGGFKKAA
- a CDS encoding Bug family tripartite tricarboxylate transporter substrate binding protein, translating into MSFFRSSLSRRAIAAAALALTAGGLLPLTASAQQQAAAFPTKPVRIITPFPVGGGPDGVARLVADKLSRAWGQPVVVENRPGGNGFIAIDAFKRGAKDGHDIVVLDNVHLAAYPALFKKLPYDASKDFDALLPLFKTYFFFTVATNSKYKTVGDLIADAKANPGKLDYGSWSVGNPVHLGSELFESATGTQMEHIIYKETTQLYTSVATGELAFALGSSATAGPLQRANKLRFLAVAAPQRNAAFPDVPTVSESGGPKGFEVIGWNAIAVPKGLPASVTEKIKRDIEKGLAEPDVLEKFKSFGYEPFPTTRPQFDQFVATETKRFTDVIRKANVSLD
- a CDS encoding IclR family transcriptional regulator domain-containing protein produces the protein MATRPVSATSTTDTPAPGDSYVQSFARGLQVIRSFSASAPHQTLSEVAAGSGLTRAGARRILLTLQTLGYVVTDGKLFTLTPRILDLGFAYLSSMPIWNRAEPVMEALVQQVQESCSAAVLDATDIVYVLRVPTQKIMRISLGVGSRLPAYCTSLGRLLLADLSDDEVRARLEASNLELLTKHTVTDIEALMAKVAQARKQQWCLVNQELEEGLISVAAPIVNRQGRMVAALNISGQANRTSAKVMQETMLPALIDAAKQVSALL
- the pcaF gene encoding 3-oxoadipyl-CoA thiolase — encoded protein: MTNQAFICDAVRTPFGRYGGSLSSVRTDDLGAVPLRALIERNKNVDWQAVSDVLYGCANQAGEDNRNVARMSALLAGLPIEVGGGTINRLCGSGLDALGTAARAIRAGEAGLMIAGGVESMSRAPFVMPKAESAFSRNNAVYDTTIGWRFVNKLMKAQYGVDSMPETAENVATDYKIEREAQDLMALNSQLRAVASQKSGFFDAEIVPVSVPQKKGDALIVNKDEHPRDTTLEALAKLKPIVRPDGTVTAGNASGVNDGACALLLADEASAARHGLTPRARVVGMATAGVAPRIMGIGPAPATQKVLALTGLTLDQIDVIELNEAFAAQGLAVLRLLGLKDDDARVNINGGAIALGHPLGASGARLATTAVNQLHKGGGRYALCTMCIGVGQGIAVILERV
- a CDS encoding ribbon-helix-helix domain-containing protein, giving the protein MCEVFISADPQSYDARTRSVRLHGVVTSIRLENLFWQVLEEIAQRDGMAVVQLIERLYDELVAARGEVGNFASFLRVCALRYEAMVAQGRIPADTSVAIRSLDANAVLHELPQGWGRPSPAQPSSETHVRTLHAVVRRHA
- a CDS encoding autotransporter outer membrane beta-barrel domain-containing protein, whose translation is MGGVGVTGASLAIVNGGTIAGGLGGDGVTRAAAVAFTGGANSLTLNTGSSMTGAMSIGAGATASVVAGAAGLSVNNALLLGGTGTIDTNGNDLAWTGAISGASDLVKIGAGVLTLSGADTHAGATNVAAGTLRAGAANVLSSVSPFTVATGATLDLAGNNQTLASMANSGTVSLVGAVPGTTLTVNGPWVGNGGTLRLGTALGTSASASDRLILSGATAVASGTTNVQITNLGGLGALTTGNGIEVISAINGATTTAQTTKSAFLLAGTHVDAGAYEYRLHAADATGAGENWYLRSTTAPVPPVPPGTPPAGGGGTGTGGTGGVPVLLVPTYRAEVPLYAALPEQLRQSSLAMLGNLHQRMGDNLVTGANTATPAQGYRQAWGRIISTERTIAQGGTVSPTSKGRLTGFQAGTDLWANPNWRTGVYVGQLDGDMRVNGFASGLANLGVGTNNQKSEYLGAYATWKHASGVYVDGVLQAGRHRYTASPAMGFSRGGKGNSLLASIEVGKPIPIAPNWTVEPQVQLVHQRVSLGDTGISGALVQQKSDNGWRARAGVRVKGEFVTSAGLLQPYARVNFYRSSSGTDVTRFVGPAGVTDIATRTGGSSTELAAGATLQVAENTSVYVELGKLWAGSGGDARVKSGVNASVGVKMRW
- a CDS encoding Bug family tripartite tricarboxylate transporter substrate binding protein; the protein is MGLARRDLLLGLLAAAGLPAHAQPSDGKPIRIVVPFAAGGGNDVFARQMAKGLGEVRKSGVIVDNKPGAGGNLGTEQVVRSTPDGSTLLLGHTGTVSINPALYKGLKFDARKDLLPVAMFASSALVLVAPAASKVRTVADLVNEAKSRPGLLDYASSGSGTGGHLTGELFAQRTGTKVNHIPYKGTNPALTDLAGGQVQMMFSVIPPALALVKGGRLRAIAVTGAKRLPSLPDVPTVAESGLRELAGFESTLTYGILAPRGTPDAFVKTLSAQMLQVAGSAEFQSRLDVEGAVPLLGGPADYAALIAKESALWAGIVKASGASVD
- a CDS encoding 3-oxoacid CoA-transferase subunit B, translating into MTMAYTRRTKDQLAARVAQDIFDGAVVNLGIGQPTLVANHLPKGREVILQSENGILGMGPAPEAGEEDYDLINAGKQPVTLLPGGSFFHHADSFAMMRGGHLDICVLGAFQVSATGDLANWHTGEKDAIPAVGGAMDLAIGAKQTWVMMDLLTKQGASKLVQACTYPLTGIGCVKRVYSDLATLECTPQGLKLVDTVEGLTREELETLVGLPIAA